A portion of the Gorilla gorilla gorilla isolate KB3781 chromosome X, NHGRI_mGorGor1-v2.1_pri, whole genome shotgun sequence genome contains these proteins:
- the LOC101139594 gene encoding trophinin isoform X1 yields MDRRNDYGYRVPLFQGPLPPPGSLGLPFPPDIQTETTEEDSVLLMHTLLAATKDSLAMDPPVVNRPKKSKTKKAPIKTITKAAPAAPPVPTANEIATNKPKITWQALNLPVITQISQTLPTTEVTNTQASSVTAQPKKANKMKRVTAKAAQGSQSPTGREGGTIQLKSPLQVLKLPVISQNIHAPIANESASSQALITSIKPKKASKAKKAANKAIASVTEVSLAATATHTATTQGQITNETASIHTTAASIRTKKASKARKTIAKVINTDTEHIEAPNVTDAATRQIEASVVAIRPKKSKGKKAASRGPNSVSEISEAPLATQMVTNQALAATLRVKRGSRARKAATKARVTESQTPNADQGAQAKMASAQTNVSALETQVATAVQALADDYLAQLSLEPTTRTRGKRNRKSKHLNGDERSGSNYRRIPWGRRPAPPRDVAILQERANKLVKYLLVKDQTKIPIKRSDMLRDVIQEYDEYFPEIIERASYTLEKMFRVNLKEIDKQSSLYILISTQESSAGILGTTKDTPKLGLLMVILSVIFMNGNKASEAVIWEVLRKLGLRPGVRHSLFGEVRKLITDEFVKQKYLEYKRVPNSRPPEYEFFWGLRSYHETSKMKVLKFACKVQKKDPKDWAVQYREAVEMEVQAAAVAVAEAEARAEARAQMGIGEEAVAGPWNWDDMDIDCLTREELGDDAQAWSRFSFEIEARAQENADASTNVNFSGGASTRAGFSDGASISFNGAPSSSGGFSGGPGITFGVAPSTSASFSNTASISFGGTLSTSSSFSSAASISFGGAPSTSTSFSSEASISFGGMPCTSASFSGGVSSSFSGPLSTSATFSGGASSGFGGTLSTTAGFSGVLSTSNSFGSVPTTSTVFSSALSTSTGFGGILSTSVCFGGSPSSSGSFGGTLSTSICFGGSPCTSTGFGGTLSTSVSFGGSSSTSANFGGTLSTSICFDGSPSTSAGFGGALNTSASFGSALNTSTGFGGAMSTSADFGGTLSTSVCFGGSPGTSVSFGSALNTNAGFGGAVSTNTDFGGTLSTSVCFGGSPSTSAGFGGALNTNASFGCAVSTSASFSGAVSTSACFSGAPSTNPGFGSAFSTSAGFGGALSTAADFGGTPSNSIGFGAAPSTSVSFGGAHGTSLCFGGAPSTSLCFGSASNTNLCFGGPPSTSACFSGATSPSFCDGPSTSTGFSFGNGLSTSAGFGGGLNTSAGFGGGLGTSAGFSGGLSTSSGFDGGLGTSAGFGGGPGTSTGFGGGLGTSAGFSGGLGTSAGFGGGLVTSDGFGGGLGTNASFGSTLGTGAGFSGGLSTSDGFGSRPNASFDRGLSTIIGFGSGSNTSTGFTGEPSTSTGFNSGPSSIVGFSGGPSTRVGFCSGPSTSGFSGGPSTGAGFGGGPNTGAGFGGGPSTSAGFGSGAASLGACGFSCG; encoded by the exons ATGGATAGGAGAAATGACTACGGATATAGGGTGCCTCTATTTCAG GGCCCTCTGCCTCCCCCGGGGAGCCTGGGGCTTCCCTTCCCTCCAGATATACAGACTGAGACCACAGAAGAGGACAGTGTCCTGCTGATGCATACCCTGTTGGCGGCAACCAAGGACTCCCTGGCCATGGACCCACCAGTTGTCAACCGGCCTAAGAAAAGCAAGACCAAGAAGGCCCCTATAAAGACTATTACTAAGGCTGCACCTGCTGCCCCTCCAGTCCCAACTGCCAATGAGATTGCCACCAACAAGCCCAAAATAACTTGGCAGGCTTTAAACCTGCCAGTCATTACCCAGATCAGCCAGACTTTACCTACCACTGAGGTAACCAATACTCAGGCTTCTTCAGTCACTGCTCAGCCTAAGAAAGCCAACAAGATGAAGAGAGTTACTGCCAAGGCAGCCCAAGGCTCCCAATCCCCAACTGGCCGTGAGGGTGGCACTATACAGCTCAAGTCACCCTTGCAGGTCCTAAAGCTACCAGTCATCTCACAGAATATTCACGCTCCAATTGCCAATGAGTCAGCCAGTTCCCAGGCCTTGATAACCTCTATCAAGCCTAAGAAAGCTTCCAAGGCTAAGAAGGCTGCAAATAAGGCCATAGCTAGTGTCACCGAGGTCTCGCTGGCTGCAACTGCCACCCATACAGCTACCACCCAAGGCCAAATTACCAATGAGACAGCCAGTATCCACACCACAGCAGCCTCCATCCGAACCAAGAAAGCCTCCAAAGCCAGGAAGACAATTGCTAAGGTCATAAATACTGACACTGAGCATATAGAGGCTCCAAATGTCACTGACGCAGCTACCAGGCAGATTGAGGCCTCAGTAGTGGCTATCAGGCCCAAAAAATCCAAGGGCAAGAAGGCTGCCAGCAGGGGCCCAAATTCTGTCTCTGAGATCTCTGAGGCCCCACTTGCCACTCAGATGGTCACAAACCAAGCCCTGGCGGCCACCCTGCGGGTCAAGAGAGGGTCTAGGGCTCGGAAGGCTGCCACTAAGGCTCGGGTAACTGAAAGCCAGACTCCAAATGCTGACCAAGGGGCCCAGGCCAAGATGGCCTCTGCTCAGACCAACGTAAGTGCCCTTGAGACTCAGGTTGCTACTGCTGTCCAGGCCCTGGCAGATGACTATCTGGCTCAGTTGAGCCTGGAGCCCACAACCAGGACCCGGGGCAAGAGAAACCGAAAG TCCAAGCATCTGAATGGGGATGAGAGAAGTGGCAGTAATTACAGGCGGATCCCATGGGGCCGGAGGCCTGCACCACCGCGAGATGTGGCCATTTTACAAGAAAGG GCTAATAAGTTGGTGAAATACCTGTTGGTTAAGGACCAGACAAAGATCCCCATCAAACGCTCAG ACATGCTGAGGGATGTCATCCAAGAATATGATGAATATTTCCCAGAAATCATTGAACGAGCAAGCTACACTCTGGAGAAG ATGTTTCGAGTCAATCTGAAAGAAATTGATAAGCAAAGTAGCTTGTATATTCTCATCAGCACTCAGGAATCCTCTGCAGGCATACTGGGAAC GACCAAGGACACACCCAAGCTGGGTCTCCTCATGGTGATTCTGAGTGTCATTTTTATGAATGGCAACAAGGCCAGTGAGG CTGTCATCTGGGAGGTGCTGCGCAAGTTGGGGCTGCGCCCTGG GGTGAGGCATTCACTCTTTGGGGAAGTGAGGAAGCTCATCACAGACGAGTTTGTGAAGCAGAA GTACCTGGAGTACAAGAGGGTCCCTAACAGCAGACCACCTGAATATGAGTTCTTCTGGGGCTTGCGCTCCTACCATGAGACTAGCAAGATGAAAGTCCTCAAGTTTGCATGCAAG GTGCAGAAGAAAGACCCCAAGGACTGGGCTGTGCAGTACCGCGAGGCAGTGGAGATGGAAGTCCAAGCTGCAGCTGTGGCTGTGGCTGAGGCTGAAGccagggctgaggcaagagccCAAATGGGGATTGGAGAGGAAGCTGTGGCTGGGCCCTGGAATTGGGATGACATGGATATCGACTGCCTAACAAGGGAAGAGTTAGGCGATGATGCTCAGGCCTGGAGCAGATTTTCATTTGAAATTGAGGCCAGAGCCCAAGAAAATGCAGATGCCAGCACCAACGTCAACTTCAGCGGAGGAGCTAGTACCAGGGCTGGCTTCAGCGATGGTGCTAGTATTAGCTTCAATGGTGCACCCAGCTCCAGTGGTGGCTTCAGTGGTGGACCTGGCATTACCTTTGGTGTTGCACCCAGCACCAGTGCCAGCTTCAGCAATACAGCCAGCATTAGCTTTGGTGGCACACTGAGCACTAGCTCCAGCTTCAGCAGCGCAGCCAGCATTAGCTTTGGTGGTGCACCCAGCACCAGCACTAGtttcagcagtgaagccagcaTTAGCTTTGGTGGCATGCCTTGTACCAGTGCCAGCTTTAGTGGTGGAGTCAGCTCTAGTTTTAGTGGTCCACTCAGCACCAGTGCCACTTTCAGTGGTGGAGCCAGCTCTGGCTTTGGAGGCACACTCAGCACCACGGCTGGCTTTAGTGGTGTACTCAGCACTAGCAACAGCTTTGGCAGTGTACCCACAACGAGCACAGTCTTCAGTAGTGCGCTTAGCACCAGCACTGGCTTTGGAGGCATACTCAGCACCAGTGTCTGTTTTGGTGGCTCTCCCAGCTCCAGTGGTAGCTTTGGTGGTACACTCAGTACCAGTATCTGCTTTGGTGGCTCTCCCTGCACCAGCACTGGCTTTGGAGGCACACTCAGCACCAGTGTCTCCTTTGGTGGCTCTTCCAGCACCAGTGCCAATTTTGGTGGTACACTAAGTACCAGCATCTGCTTTGATGGCTCTCCCAGCACTAGTGCTGGCTTTGGTGGTGCTCTCAACACCAGTGCCAGCTTTGGCAGTGCGCTCAACACCAGTACTGGTTTTGGTGGTGCTATGAGCACCAGTGCTGACTTTGGTGGTACACTAAGCACCAGTGTCTGCTTTGGTGGCTCTCCTGGCACCAGTGTCAGCTTTGGCAGTGCACTCAACACCAATGCTGGTTTTGGTGGTGCTGTCAGCACCAACACTGACTTTGGTGGTACACTAAGCACCAGCGTCTGTTTTGGTGGCTCTCCCAGCACCAGTGCTGGCTTTGGTGGTGCACTCAACACCAATGCCAGCTTTGGCTGTGCCGTCAGCACCAGTGCCAGCTTCAGTGGTGCTGTCAGCACCAGTGCTTGCTTCAGTGGTGCACCAAGCACCAACCCTGGCTTTGGCAGTGCATTTAGCACCAGTGCTGGCTTCGGTGGGGCACTTAGTACCGCTGCTGACTTCGGTGGTACTCCCAGCAACAGCATTGGCTTTGGTGCTGCTCCCAGCACCAGTGTCAGCTTTGGTGGTGCTCATGGCACCAGCCTCTGTTTTGGTGGAGCTCCCAGCACCAGCCTCTGCTTTGGCAGTGCATCTAATACTAACCTATGCTTTGGTGGCCCTCCTAGCACCAGTGCCTGCTTTAGTGGTGCTACCAGCCCTAGTTTTTGTGATGGACCCAGCACCAGTACCGGTTTCAGCTTTGGCAATGGGTTAAGCACCAGTGCTGGATTTGGTGGTGGACTGAACACCAGTGCTGGCTTTGGTGGTGGCCTAGGCACCAGTGCTGGCTTCAGTGGTGGCCTAAGCACAAGTTCTGGCTTTGATGGTGGGTTAGGTACCAGCGCTGGCTTCGGTGGAGGACCAGGCACCAGCACTGGTTTTGGTGGTGGACTGGGCACCAGTGCTGGCTTCAGTGGTGGACTGGGCACCAGTGCTGGCTTTGGTGGTGGACTGGTCACTAGTGATGGCTTTGGTGGTGGACTGGGCACCAATGCTAGTTTCGGCAGCACACTTGGCACCGGTGCTGGCTTTAGTGGTGGCCTCAGCACCAGCGATGGCTTTGGCAGTAGGCCTAATGCCAGCTTCGACAGAGGACTGAGTACCATCATTGGCTTTGGCAGTGGTTCCAACACCAGCACTGGCTTTACTGGCGAACCCAGCACCAGCACGGGCTTCAATAGTGGACCCAGTTCTATTGTTGGCTTCAGCGGTGGACCAAGCACTCGTGTTGGCTTCTGCAGTGGACCAAGCACCAGTGGCTTCAGCGGTGGACCGAGCACAGGAGCTGGCTTCGGCGGTGGACCAAACACTGGTGCTGGCTTTGGTGGTGGACCGAGCACCAGTGCTGGCTTTGGCAGTGGAGCCGCCAGTCTTGGTGCCTGTGGCTTCTCCTGTGGCTAG
- the LOC101139594 gene encoding trophinin isoform X3 gives MDRRNDYGYRVPLFQSKHLNGDERSGSNYRRIPWGRRPAPPRDVAILQERANKLVKYLLVKDQTKIPIKRSDMLRDVIQEYDEYFPEIIERASYTLEKMFRVNLKEIDKQSSLYILISTQESSAGILGTTKDTPKLGLLMVILSVIFMNGNKASEAVIWEVLRKLGLRPGVRHSLFGEVRKLITDEFVKQKYLEYKRVPNSRPPEYEFFWGLRSYHETSKMKVLKFACKVQKKDPKDWAVQYREAVEMEVQAAAVAVAEAEARAEARAQMGIGEEAVAGPWNWDDMDIDCLTREELGDDAQAWSRFSFEIEARAQENADASTNVNFSGGASTRAGFSDGASISFNGAPSSSGGFSGGPGITFGVAPSTSASFSNTASISFGGTLSTSSSFSSAASISFGGAPSTSTSFSSEASISFGGMPCTSASFSGGVSSSFSGPLSTSATFSGGASSGFGGTLSTTAGFSGVLSTSNSFGSVPTTSTVFSSALSTSTGFGGILSTSVCFGGSPSSSGSFGGTLSTSICFGGSPCTSTGFGGTLSTSVSFGGSSSTSANFGGTLSTSICFDGSPSTSAGFGGALNTSASFGSALNTSTGFGGAMSTSADFGGTLSTSVCFGGSPGTSVSFGSALNTNAGFGGAVSTNTDFGGTLSTSVCFGGSPSTSAGFGGALNTNASFGCAVSTSASFSGAVSTSACFSGAPSTNPGFGSAFSTSAGFGGALSTAADFGGTPSNSIGFGAAPSTSVSFGGAHGTSLCFGGAPSTSLCFGSASNTNLCFGGPPSTSACFSGATSPSFCDGPSTSTGFSFGNGLSTSAGFGGGLNTSAGFGGGLGTSAGFSGGLSTSSGFDGGLGTSAGFGGGPGTSTGFGGGLGTSAGFSGGLGTSAGFGGGLVTSDGFGGGLGTNASFGSTLGTGAGFSGGLSTSDGFGSRPNASFDRGLSTIIGFGSGSNTSTGFTGEPSTSTGFNSGPSSIVGFSGGPSTRVGFCSGPSTSGFSGGPSTGAGFGGGPNTGAGFGGGPSTSAGFGSGAASLGACGFSCG, from the exons ATGGATAGGAGAAATGACTACGGATATAGGGTGCCTCTATTTCAG TCCAAGCATCTGAATGGGGATGAGAGAAGTGGCAGTAATTACAGGCGGATCCCATGGGGCCGGAGGCCTGCACCACCGCGAGATGTGGCCATTTTACAAGAAAGG GCTAATAAGTTGGTGAAATACCTGTTGGTTAAGGACCAGACAAAGATCCCCATCAAACGCTCAG ACATGCTGAGGGATGTCATCCAAGAATATGATGAATATTTCCCAGAAATCATTGAACGAGCAAGCTACACTCTGGAGAAG ATGTTTCGAGTCAATCTGAAAGAAATTGATAAGCAAAGTAGCTTGTATATTCTCATCAGCACTCAGGAATCCTCTGCAGGCATACTGGGAAC GACCAAGGACACACCCAAGCTGGGTCTCCTCATGGTGATTCTGAGTGTCATTTTTATGAATGGCAACAAGGCCAGTGAGG CTGTCATCTGGGAGGTGCTGCGCAAGTTGGGGCTGCGCCCTGG GGTGAGGCATTCACTCTTTGGGGAAGTGAGGAAGCTCATCACAGACGAGTTTGTGAAGCAGAA GTACCTGGAGTACAAGAGGGTCCCTAACAGCAGACCACCTGAATATGAGTTCTTCTGGGGCTTGCGCTCCTACCATGAGACTAGCAAGATGAAAGTCCTCAAGTTTGCATGCAAG GTGCAGAAGAAAGACCCCAAGGACTGGGCTGTGCAGTACCGCGAGGCAGTGGAGATGGAAGTCCAAGCTGCAGCTGTGGCTGTGGCTGAGGCTGAAGccagggctgaggcaagagccCAAATGGGGATTGGAGAGGAAGCTGTGGCTGGGCCCTGGAATTGGGATGACATGGATATCGACTGCCTAACAAGGGAAGAGTTAGGCGATGATGCTCAGGCCTGGAGCAGATTTTCATTTGAAATTGAGGCCAGAGCCCAAGAAAATGCAGATGCCAGCACCAACGTCAACTTCAGCGGAGGAGCTAGTACCAGGGCTGGCTTCAGCGATGGTGCTAGTATTAGCTTCAATGGTGCACCCAGCTCCAGTGGTGGCTTCAGTGGTGGACCTGGCATTACCTTTGGTGTTGCACCCAGCACCAGTGCCAGCTTCAGCAATACAGCCAGCATTAGCTTTGGTGGCACACTGAGCACTAGCTCCAGCTTCAGCAGCGCAGCCAGCATTAGCTTTGGTGGTGCACCCAGCACCAGCACTAGtttcagcagtgaagccagcaTTAGCTTTGGTGGCATGCCTTGTACCAGTGCCAGCTTTAGTGGTGGAGTCAGCTCTAGTTTTAGTGGTCCACTCAGCACCAGTGCCACTTTCAGTGGTGGAGCCAGCTCTGGCTTTGGAGGCACACTCAGCACCACGGCTGGCTTTAGTGGTGTACTCAGCACTAGCAACAGCTTTGGCAGTGTACCCACAACGAGCACAGTCTTCAGTAGTGCGCTTAGCACCAGCACTGGCTTTGGAGGCATACTCAGCACCAGTGTCTGTTTTGGTGGCTCTCCCAGCTCCAGTGGTAGCTTTGGTGGTACACTCAGTACCAGTATCTGCTTTGGTGGCTCTCCCTGCACCAGCACTGGCTTTGGAGGCACACTCAGCACCAGTGTCTCCTTTGGTGGCTCTTCCAGCACCAGTGCCAATTTTGGTGGTACACTAAGTACCAGCATCTGCTTTGATGGCTCTCCCAGCACTAGTGCTGGCTTTGGTGGTGCTCTCAACACCAGTGCCAGCTTTGGCAGTGCGCTCAACACCAGTACTGGTTTTGGTGGTGCTATGAGCACCAGTGCTGACTTTGGTGGTACACTAAGCACCAGTGTCTGCTTTGGTGGCTCTCCTGGCACCAGTGTCAGCTTTGGCAGTGCACTCAACACCAATGCTGGTTTTGGTGGTGCTGTCAGCACCAACACTGACTTTGGTGGTACACTAAGCACCAGCGTCTGTTTTGGTGGCTCTCCCAGCACCAGTGCTGGCTTTGGTGGTGCACTCAACACCAATGCCAGCTTTGGCTGTGCCGTCAGCACCAGTGCCAGCTTCAGTGGTGCTGTCAGCACCAGTGCTTGCTTCAGTGGTGCACCAAGCACCAACCCTGGCTTTGGCAGTGCATTTAGCACCAGTGCTGGCTTCGGTGGGGCACTTAGTACCGCTGCTGACTTCGGTGGTACTCCCAGCAACAGCATTGGCTTTGGTGCTGCTCCCAGCACCAGTGTCAGCTTTGGTGGTGCTCATGGCACCAGCCTCTGTTTTGGTGGAGCTCCCAGCACCAGCCTCTGCTTTGGCAGTGCATCTAATACTAACCTATGCTTTGGTGGCCCTCCTAGCACCAGTGCCTGCTTTAGTGGTGCTACCAGCCCTAGTTTTTGTGATGGACCCAGCACCAGTACCGGTTTCAGCTTTGGCAATGGGTTAAGCACCAGTGCTGGATTTGGTGGTGGACTGAACACCAGTGCTGGCTTTGGTGGTGGCCTAGGCACCAGTGCTGGCTTCAGTGGTGGCCTAAGCACAAGTTCTGGCTTTGATGGTGGGTTAGGTACCAGCGCTGGCTTCGGTGGAGGACCAGGCACCAGCACTGGTTTTGGTGGTGGACTGGGCACCAGTGCTGGCTTCAGTGGTGGACTGGGCACCAGTGCTGGCTTTGGTGGTGGACTGGTCACTAGTGATGGCTTTGGTGGTGGACTGGGCACCAATGCTAGTTTCGGCAGCACACTTGGCACCGGTGCTGGCTTTAGTGGTGGCCTCAGCACCAGCGATGGCTTTGGCAGTAGGCCTAATGCCAGCTTCGACAGAGGACTGAGTACCATCATTGGCTTTGGCAGTGGTTCCAACACCAGCACTGGCTTTACTGGCGAACCCAGCACCAGCACGGGCTTCAATAGTGGACCCAGTTCTATTGTTGGCTTCAGCGGTGGACCAAGCACTCGTGTTGGCTTCTGCAGTGGACCAAGCACCAGTGGCTTCAGCGGTGGACCGAGCACAGGAGCTGGCTTCGGCGGTGGACCAAACACTGGTGCTGGCTTTGGTGGTGGACCGAGCACCAGTGCTGGCTTTGGCAGTGGAGCCGCCAGTCTTGGTGCCTGTGGCTTCTCCTGTGGCTAG